The DNA sequence TGTTACTTGAAGCATAAATTGGCAAAATTGCAATTTAATGCTTCCACTTTGAGTGTTACTTAAAGCAAAAAGTGGCAGTTTTTAAAGCATAAAGTGGCAGCAGTCAGTTGAAACAGTAATGGTAAATATTTGTATTGAAGCCAGAAATTGAATTAGCAAAAGTCTAAATTTGTGGTAAGAGCCTGTTGCGTGCTTTGAAGGCTTGGGGAGTCAGTATGTTGAGTGACCTTGAGTTCAATGATTGGTGTCACTACGTGAATTTACCACAAGCGGCTCGGCAAGTCATCTCCCAAATCCGCGAGTCTCAACCAATCCGGCGAGTGAAGAGTAGCGGGATTAATGTTAGAGGCGACTACGCCAGTCGAAAAATGGCAAAAACCATCCAATTCGAGTCGCATTCTGTCGAATTACCAGGTGTAGAAGAGTATGAAGAAGATTCAGATGTCCTGGAATACTACGACCAACCTTATCAAATAACTCTAGAATTTTTATCAAACAATGGGCAAATAGTGAAAGCTTCGCATATACCGGACTTTTTTGTGATTCGGAACAAGAGCGCCGGTTTTGAAGAGTGGAAACCAGAAACAAGATTAGAGAAATTAGCCGCTAAACAACCACAGCGCTATATTCGTACAGAAGATGGGCAATGGCGTAATCTACCAGCAGTTGCCTATGCAGAAAAATTAGGTTTATACTACCGAATCCGTTTAGACACAGAAATTGATTGGATTAGATACAGAAATCGACTATTTCTCAAAGCTTATAACGATAGCAGTTACGAAATTTCACCAGAAATAGCCGAGAATTTAGTAGCAGTAGTCAGTTTAAATCCTGGCATAACTTATTGGCAACTTCTGGATGATAAACAGGCTAATGCTGACGACATAAATGCTTTGATAGCCACTCAAAAAATTTACCTGAACTTGAGCGCGGCTCCCTTAGCAGAACCAGAAAGAGTACATCTTTTTCAGAACAAAGAAACTGCAGTAGCTTATAGTCAAATGGTGAAGTCTCAGCCCAAGGATGTGGCTGTAGATGTCTGGGATTTTGGCAAGATTACAAGCGTGTCTTCATCTCACAATCAATTAAGAATCACGCCCAAAGGAATGGAGATATTTCTCAGAGCTAGTCCTGAAGAATTAGCACAAGCCAACCAAAAATATCAAGTGATTGAACCATTACTCAATGGCTGTCCAAGGGATAACAAAACTGTTGCATCACGTACTATTTATAGATGGAAAGCTAAGTTTAAAGCCGCTCAAATTGCCTACAACTGCGGTTATATTTTTTACTTTGCCATCTACATCTAAGGGAACAGCAAAAGTTCAACCAAGCAGAGGTGTGAAAATTAATTATCTCTATTATTGGTCAACTGATGATTCGTTCCTAAGACCAGAAATTGAAGGAACTAATGTACCGATTCGCTACGACCCTTTTGACGTAGGAACTGCTTATGCTTACGTTAAAGGTCATTGGGTGCGCTGTATCTCTGAATATTACAAATCTTTTCAAAATCGTTCGGAGCGAGAAGTAAACATAGCTAGTACCCAATTACGTCGAAAAAGACAAAAACACGCTCAAAGGGTTACGCTCTCTGCCAAAGAAAAAGCTACTTATTTAGAAGGAATTGAAGCCCAAGAAGCTTTGTTAATACAACGCTTGCATGATTTAGCACATCAAGATGTCTGCGCTTTGATTGAGGGGAAGTTAACTCAAGAAAATCCTCAGAATTTTCGGAAGAGTTTAGAGAAAAATAATGGAGAGCTATCCGAAGATAATCAACCCGTAAAAGTATCAGCAACCCCATCAATAGATTTCAACGAAATAGAAGCTTACAGTAGGTCGGAATTATGGTGAGAACACAGACACGCTCTTTTCCAGATGAACTCCTCTTACAGTCGAACGAAACCAAGACTAATTACTTCAAAAATATTACTATTCCCCATAAACGACTCAAAGAAGCTTTGGATGTTTTATTAATTAATATTCTAGAGCCAGCCGACACATTAGTCTTTTTAGTTTTTGGTGTGACTGGCGTAGGAAAAACAACGTTACGCTTACGTCTTGAAAAGATGCTCCTCTCGGAATTCCTCCCTTCATTACGCCAAAACCCCGGTCAAATTGCTGTTGCAGGTATTGAAGC is a window from the Scytonema hofmannii PCC 7110 genome containing:
- a CDS encoding Mu transposase C-terminal domain-containing protein; its protein translation is MPSTSKGTAKVQPSRGVKINYLYYWSTDDSFLRPEIEGTNVPIRYDPFDVGTAYAYVKGHWVRCISEYYKSFQNRSEREVNIASTQLRRKRQKHAQRVTLSAKEKATYLEGIEAQEALLIQRLHDLAHQDVCALIEGKLTQENPQNFRKSLEKNNGELSEDNQPVKVSATPSIDFNEIEAYSRSELW
- a CDS encoding TnsA endonuclease N-terminal domain-containing protein, encoding MLSDLEFNDWCHYVNLPQAARQVISQIRESQPIRRVKSSGINVRGDYASRKMAKTIQFESHSVELPGVEEYEEDSDVLEYYDQPYQITLEFLSNNGQIVKASHIPDFFVIRNKSAGFEEWKPETRLEKLAAKQPQRYIRTEDGQWRNLPAVAYAEKLGLYYRIRLDTEIDWIRYRNRLFLKAYNDSSYEISPEIAENLVAVVSLNPGITYWQLLDDKQANADDINALIATQKIYLNLSAAPLAEPERVHLFQNKETAVAYSQMVKSQPKDVAVDVWDFGKITSVSSSHNQLRITPKGMEIFLRASPEELAQANQKYQVIEPLLNGCPRDNKTVASRTIYRWKAKFKAAQIAYNCGYIFYFAIYI